A window of the Lactuca sativa cultivar Salinas chromosome 5, Lsat_Salinas_v11, whole genome shotgun sequence genome harbors these coding sequences:
- the LOC111878843 gene encoding triacylglycerol lipase 2, whose amino-acid sequence MANSLVFIITCFFILLYPSALANRSHFSWNETSTSAVLSASNADGICQSMVQPRGYTCEEHKVTTKDGYILSLQRIPLGRVGGKKGNRIPVLLQHGLLMDAITWLLSPPDQSLALVLADNGFDVWLVSSRGTKYSRGHVSLNPDSEAYWDWTWDELAAYDLPATFQYVHRQTGQKLHYVGHSLGTLMGMAAFSKGELVSMTRSAALLSPIAYVGQITSPLGRTAAENFLAETLRWLGLHEFNPKGDAVTKLLKKICVNPLIDCTNLLNSFTGKNCCLKPSIVDVFLDHEPQSSSTKNLIHIAQMIREGTISMYDYKDGGQNRRRYGKSTPPVYNIANIPKNLPLFLGHGGADSLSDVEDVKHLLKILKDHDKNKIVVQFRKDYAHADPVMGTNARQVVYEPLMAFFKVHA is encoded by the exons ATGGCCAACAGTTTGGTTTTCATAATTACATGTTTCTTCATTCTCCTTTATCCTTCTGCTTTAGCAAACCGATCACACTTCTCATGGAACGAAACATCTACATCTGCAGTTTTATCTGCTTCAAATGCCGATGGCATCTGTCAGTCAATGGTGCAGCCACGTGGCTACACTTGTGAAGAACACAAAGTGACAACAAAAGATGGTTACATACTAAGCTTACAAAGAATACCATTAGGACGCGTAGGTGGCAAAAAAGGCAATAGGATCCCTGTTCTTTTGCAACATGGTCTTCTAATG GATGCTATAACATGGCTGTTGAGCCCTCCAGATCAATCATTAGCTTTGGTTTTAGCCGACAATGGATTTGATGTATGGCTTGTTAGTTCACGAGGAACCAAATATAGTCGTGGTCATGTATCTCTCAATCCTGATAGTGAG GCTTATTGGGACTGGACATGGGATGAGTTAGCAGCATACGATCTTCCAGCTACATTTCAATATGTTCATCGTCAAACAGGCCAGAAACTGCATTATGTTGGTCACTCGTTG GGAACTTTGATGGGAATGGCTGCATTTTCAAAAGGAGAGCTTGTAAGCATGACAAGATCAGCTGCATTGCTTAGTCCCATTGCTTATGTAGGTCAGATCACGTCCCCATTAGGCAGAACTGCTGCTGAAAACTTCCTAGCTGAA ACTTTAAGATGGCTGGGACTTCATGAGTTTAATCCAAAAGG GGATGCTGTAACCAAGCTTCTCAAGAAAATATGCGTGAATCCACTCATCGATTGTACCAACTTGTTGAATTCATTCACAG GCAAAAACTGTTGCTTGAAGCCTTCGATAGTCGACGTTTTTCTAGACCATGAGCCTCAGTCAAGCTCCACGAAGAACTTGATTCATATAGCTCAAA TGATAAGAGAAGGAACAATTAGTATGTATGATTATAAGGATGGGGGACAAAACAGGAGGCGATATGGGAAGTCAACACCTCCAGTTTACAACATAGCCAACATACCTAAGAACCTTCCGCTTTTCCTGGGCCATGGTGGTGCTGACTCGCTTTCTGATGTTGAAGATGTTAAGCATTTGCTGAAAATACTCAAGGATCATGATAAGAACAAGATTGTGGTTCAATTTAGGAAGGATTATGCTCATGCTGATCCTGTTATGGGTACAAATGCTAGACAAGTTGTGTATGAACCTCTTATGGCCTTCTTCAAGGTCCACGCTTGA